Part of the Natronobacterium gregoryi SP2 genome, GAAGACGCTATCCGCCGCTCTCGTGAGGCGACCGAAGGCGTCGCCGAAGCGATGCACTGGCTGCGTGAAGACGTCGACGGCGTCGTCTACGTCCTAGACAGTGCTGAAGATCCGATCACGCAAGCCAACACGATGCTGATCGGCATCATCGAATCCCGCGACCTTCCCGTGCTCATCTTTGCGAACAAGATCGACCTCGAGGAAGCGAGCGTCAAACGGATCGAGGACGCCTTCCCACAGCACAAGACGGTGCCGCTGTCGGCCAAGGAAGGCGACAACATGGACGAAGTCTACGACAACATCGCGGACTACTTCGGGTGATACCGATGCCAAAAGCAACAAACGCAGACGACCAGGATGGACCGGACGGCGTCCAGATCGACCTCATCAGCAGCGAACGAATGGACGGCATGGCATCTATGGAGAAGATCCGGATGATCCTGGACGGCGTCCACGAGGGCAACATCGTCATCTTAGAAGAGGGATTGACTCCCGACGAGGAGAGTCAACTCATCGAGGTGACGATGGCCGAGATCAGCCCCGACGAGTTCAACGGGATCGAAATCGAGACCTATCCGAAACCGGGTGGCGGTGACTCGTCACTGCTCGGCCGAATCATGGGCTCGGAGCAAGCAGACGCGAAATTGACGGTTATCGGTCCGGCAAACAGGATCGAAACGTTACACAAAGACGAAACGCTGATCAGCGCGCTCGTGTCCCACAACTAATGCCACACGAATGTACGAACTGCGGCCGTGCGTTCCCGGATGGCTCCAAAGAGATGCTCTCGGGCTGTCCCGACTGTGGCGGGAACAAGTTCCAGTTCGTGCCATCCGGAACGCTTGCGGGGTCCGGTTCCGGTTCCGGTTCCGGTGTCGGGTCGGAGCCCGATCAGACGACGGGAGCGACCTCACCCACCGGTCCCGGTTCGACGCCAGAGCCAGAGTTGAGTCCTGGCTCGGAGCCGGCCGCAGCCAACTCGCAGTCGCCCGACTCCGACCGAGCGGGGACGGGTGCTGACTGTACGCCGCCCGAATCGAAGGCCTCGTCCGGAGCCGAATCGGATTCGAACTCCGACAGCATCCGGACGAAAGCTACCGACACCGTTCGCGAGTGGGTGTCGTCGAACGACGACCAGGACGCGACGACCGACGAGTTCGGTGAGTGGCCTGACTCCGCCCGACCACCTGCGGATCGCACTCCACCGGAACCGGACTGGGATACGTCTCCGTCCGAAGGCAGTCCCGCGGACTCGAGTTCGTCACCACAGTCGAGCCCGACGCCGTCTCGGTCTGATCCTCGAGATGGAACGAGGCGGGTTGCAGACAGCGAAAATTCCGCACAGGCAGACGCCCGAAGCGAGGTGGTCCGGCGCGACGACCTTCCGTCAGATGCCGCTACGGACACCCCTACGCGAGACGATCCGGATGTCACAGATCCGGCGGGTGAGCCGCCGTCTCACGGCCGGGTCGTTAGCGAGCCTTCGGAAACGGAGCTGTCGATGGAGCAACTTCGCGCGGAACTCAACGAGCAGTTCGAGAGTATCAAAATCCTGCAACCGGGCCAGTACGAACTCAATCTCATGGAGCTGTATGATCGTGAGGAGTACATAATTTCCTTGCAGGACGACGGCCGCTACGTCATTGACGTTCCGGATTCCTGGCGTGAGTCCGGGGAGTGATCGAGCGGCGTCGAACTCTTTTGATCGTCCCAACGACATAGACAGGTGGCGATGCAGCCGGAGACAGATGGATTTAAGCGACGCGCGTGATATCCTCTGCCTATGAGCACTGCAACCAAGATCGTCCTCGGCACGGTCGCTGCATCGGCGCTGTTGTCAGTCTTGCTAATCGCCCAGACCGCACTCGCCTGATGTTCGAGACCCGCGAGCTCTCGAGCGCTGTCGGGCGAGTTCGGGATGTCAACGCTCCCGAAGCGCTGGTTTTCGACTGTGAAACGGACTTCGAGACGCTACCGCCAGCACAGGCTGAAGAGTTCGGGCTCGTTGTCGATTCGCTCGAACCGGCGACCTATCCGTCGTCGTGGCTTCCGGCGGACGCGCCGACGTTGCTCGCCCGGTACGCTGGCTCGGATCTGACGGTCGGGATGCCGGGCGACGGCAGCATCGCCTGGACTTGCCAGACCGATCCGCCGATCGTCCTCGTCAAACCCAGAGTCGAGGGAACGCCCGAGCCGTTCCTCGATTTCCTGCTTGCTGAGGCGTTCGTCGAAATCGGACTCGAGGTGCCCGAACACTTCCTCGGCTTCTTCGAGGACGCCTATTCCGACCTCGACCGGGCGGTCGCCCTGGATGCTGGCAGCACGTATCAGGTCGCGGCGGCGCTGTACGACGGCTGGGTCGGACTCCAGAGCCGCGAGGTTTTCGCGGAGTGGCACGACGAAGAGCTGGCTTTGGCCGACGCCTGGCAGGATGCAGGGGGTCGCCTCGAGGACCGCGTCTCAGGACTCCCTCGAGCGGTCGCCCGTGGTGAGACGGAGTTTGCGGACGCGACGGAACTTGCCTGTGCAGCGATCAAACACGCGATCGAACTCCCTGCCCCGTTCGCCGCGCTCGACACGGACGCCTATCGCGACCACGGTGCGGAGTACGCCGTCAGGTGGGCCGAAAAGACCTTCGACTCGCTGGCCGACGACTAATACGGATTGCTGTACCGGTCTACCGGTGCAACTGCCTCCGGGTCGCGGTTGCGCCGGAATCGACGGACAGGAAACCGTATCCGTACGACTCAGAATTCGGCGTCGACGCTGCCGTCCTCGTCGAGGTCGATGACGCCGTCGAACTGTGTGCTGAACTCGTCGACGACTGCCGCGTCGTGGGGTTCCTCCGAGAGGTGGAAGAGCCCGACGGCGTCGTACTCTTCGAGCAGTTTGCAGATTCGCTCGACGGCCTCGAGTGCCCGGTCGTCGCCGGCGTAGTAGGCGAGTTCGGTGACGGAGTCGAAGCTGAGCCGGAGTTTACCGTCGTGTTCGTCGAGGAAGCCGTCGATGTGGTCGACGATGCCGTCGACGTCGTCGGGTGCGGCGACGTAGTGGATGGTGTCGGTTTTCCGTCGAGAGTAGCCGCGTTCGATCGACAGCGTGTCGAGAATTTCGGCGCGTTCCTCGTCGACGTCGTAGTGCTCGAGTTTTTGTTTGACTTCGCGTGCGGTCGTTCGGGTAGAGACGACGAGGAAGTGGTCGGTGTCGGTCTTGAGGAAATCGGTGTCGATACGGTCTGTTTCGCCGGTACTTGGATGCAGCAAGAGAATACCGGTCCCACCCGGCACCGTCTCCGGCGTCCCATCTATCTCGAGCGTGTAGTCCATACTGTGTGACCAACTTTCGGGATCGACTTAATAGTGCGGATTAGCGGGATATACGTGCCGAGAGATCAGCTAAGGGTACTGTCTTCCTGTAACAACAGGACGAGCATCGAGAGTCCGGAGATGAGAATGAGCAGGAGTGCCGGGACGGCGGCATACCGGTAAGCCAGTGCGTCTTGGGCGTTCCAGATGAGCGTGACGAGCGTCTCCATGCCGATGGGACGCAACATCAGCGTGACTGGCAGTTCCTTCATCGTCGTCAGGAAGACCAGTACGCCACCGGCGATCACGCCCGGCATGATCAACGGCAGCGTGATTCGGCGAAACGCCTCGAGGCGGCTGGCGTTGAGCGTGCGTGCGGCTTCGATGGTCTTGCCGTCGACCTGCAGGACCGAAGAACGGATGGTACCGACTGCCTGCGGGAGAAATCGGACGACGTAGGCGAACACGAGCAGCAGGATTCCTTGTCGATACAGCGATGGCAGGGCCCGGTTCCCCAGGAACACGAGTGCGAGCCCGATGACGACGCCTGGAACGGCGAAACCGACGTAGGTCGCTCGCTCGAGCACTCTCGAGAGCAGGGACTTGTGCCGTGCGGAGTAGTAGGCGACTGGTAGCGCAAAGAGACACGCGACAAGTGCAGCGAGTACGGCAAGATGGACGGAGTTGTAGATAATTTCCCAGCCGCTACCGACGGATAATCCGCCGCTGTCGTAGGTGATCCGCCACTGGAACTCGTAGGACGGGATCGGATCGCCTTCGCTGCGGAACAGCCAGCTCGTGAAGATCGAGACGGGGACGACGAGGGTGAGCAGGCCAAGCAGTGAGACGAATCCCATCGCGGGCCACTTCCAGTAGCCGAGTTGGATCGTGGTGCCACTTCCGCCGCCACCGGTGGCGTCTTCGTCGCGTCCGATGCCGGCTTCGATGACGAGGACGACGGCGACGATCGCGATCAACTGCAGGGCGAGCAAGGCTGCGTACTCGCGGCCGAACTCAGTTGCTTCCCAGTAGATCCGGCTCGTGAAGACATCCGCTCCCATGAACGCGGGCGTTCCGAAGTCAGAGATCGCGTAGAGGCCGGCGAGCAAAGCGCCGGCGGCGATCCCTGGCCTGATCTGGGGAAACGTAACTCGGCGAAATGCCTCGAGGCGGCTGGCGTTGAGCGTGCGTGCGGCGTCGACGATCGAACTGTCCATCGACAGCAACGCGGCACGGGTCGTCAGGAAGACGTAGGGGTACGTATAGAGCGTGATGATGAATATCGCGCCCGAAAGGCCGTCTACTGACGGGATCGTCGTTCCAAGCAGTGAATCGACCTCGCCACCGGAGCCGAACATGTCGACGAACGCGATTGCGCCGATGTAACTCGGGATGACCAGCGGGAGTGCGGCAACGACAGTCCAGAATCGTGGATACGGGAGGTCAGTCCGGGTCGTCAACACGGCCAGGGGGACGCCGAGACCGATCGAAAACAGCGTAACGAGTGCCATCAGGACGATACTGTTGATCGTAATCAAGGCGGTCCGGCCGGAGACGATCAGATCGTACGCACGTGCCGGTTCGACCTCGGCTACTCGCAGGACCAGCCAGAGCATCGGCGAGATAACGAGCAAGGCGACGAGAGCGCTCGCAGCCGCCAGTGCAACCGACGACCGGTCGGTCTCTGTGATCCGGTCGCGAACCGACCGTGAAGAATCGAGATAGGTAGTGAGTGATTTCATCGTCCGATCAGTTCCTCGAGAGCACGAACCTGATTGAGCGCTTGGAGTTAGGTCAACCTAAATCCACCGGACCATCCCACCGTGCAGGAAGTCACGAAAACGGCAGTCTGAGTGTGTCTACGGTCTATACACCCAGTCCATGCTCGTCGATCAGGTCCCCTGCTTCCTGGAGTTCCATGTCGAAGTCGCTCAGGTCGAACTCCGGCGGGTTGATCTCCTCGAGGTCGGGTAGCGGCCCGACGTAGTCGACGCCTTCGACGACGGGATACTCGCCGTTCGCGTCCATCATGAACTCCTGGCCCTCCTCTGCCAGGAGGTGGCGGACGAACTCGGCGACGAGTTCCGCGTCGTTGACGTCGTTCAGTACGCCGACGCCGGCGACGCTGAACAGACAGCCCGCGTCGTTTTCCGTGTACGTCGTTCGGATCGGTGCGTCGGGATCTTCGTTGAGGATACGGGCAGCGTAGTAGCTGTTCCCGAGCGCGACGATCGGATCGTCGTTGCCGCCCCTGTTGACGGCTTCGGCCTGGTTGCCGCCGCTCTCGAACGTCTGTGCGTTCTGATCGTCGGCGATCGCCTCGACCCACTCGCGGGTCTCCGGTTCTCCCTCGAGTTCGACCATCGCCTGGATGAACCCCCGGAAGGTGCCGGAGTTGGGTCGCGTCGAGATGATGTCTTCGAATCGATCGTCGTGGGCGTACTCGCTGATGTCGGTCGGCAGTTCGTCCCAGCTGTCGAACGGCGTCTCGTCGAGGCGGTCGCTGTTGTACTGGATCGAACGCGTTCGTCCGGTGACGCCGGTCCAGTAGCCGTCGTTGTGCTGGTAACTGCTGGGGACTGCGTCGACGACGTCATCCGGGAGCGGCTGGAGGACGTCGTTGTTGTACAGTTCGTTCAGCGCACCCGGGTCCTGAGAGTACATCAGGTCGGCCGGATGGGTCTGTTCCTCGAGAATCTGGTTGACGTGAACGTCAGTATCGTCGTCGTCGGTGTTGATCGTGAGGCCGTCGTACTCCGTTTCCAGCGCGTCGAACACGGGATCGATCTGGTCCGGTGTTCGACCGTTGTAGATGTTGATCTCGCCCTCGAGGTCGCCGAGGTCGTCCCACGACACGGCAGTCGAACTGACTGCCTGTGACAGTGGGTCGACATCGGCGATCGGTGCGCTGTCGCCGGTCTCGCCGAGACAGCCCGCGAGTCCCGAGATGCCGGCGACGGAAACGCCTGTGGCGGCGAGGAATCGTCGTCGGTCGATCGTCGACTGCTGTGTCGAACTGCTGTCGCGTCGTCGCATGTCTAGCTTTAGGCTCGCCTAAAACACATATAACTTCCGGTCGATCCCGGAGTATGGGCGCTAAAACGAGCGTGCTGCGATCTGTCCGACGGCGGCGGTCGCTATTTCGGCCGGCCTAAACTCCGCTATCTGGTTCTTTTTAGGCTCTCCTAAAGAGGTTATCGGTACTTCCAGCGCCGTCGGAACCCGAACCCGTTTTGCGGTCGGAGGACGACCCTGTGGGTATGAGCGTTCGTGAGGAGTTCGACGAGTGGGCCACAGCGGGCAAGGACAAGGGTATGGAAGAGCGCCACTGGCACACGGCGAAACACGCGCTCGCACGAATGCCGGTCGAGGAAGGCGATACGATCCTCGATCTGGGGACGGGTTCGGGATACGCGCTGCGAGCACTCAGGGAAACCGCGAACACGGGCCCGTCCTACGGGTTCGACGGCTCGCCCGAGATGGTCCGTAACGCCCGCGACTACACCGACGAGGACGACATCGAGTACGTCTGTGGCGACTTCGACAACCTCCCGTTCGAAGACGACTCGATCGACCACGTCTGGAGCATGGAAGCCTTCTACTACGCCGCCAACCCGCACAACACCCTCGAGGAGATCGCCCGCGTGCTCCGTCCGGGAGGCACTTTCTACTGTGCAGTCAACTACTACGAAGAGAACGTCCACTCCCACGAGTGGCAGGAGTACATCGAGGTCGAGATGACTCGCTGGGATCGCGAGCAGTACCGCGAGGCGTTCCGGGATGCCGGTCTCTCCGTCGCCGAACAGGACAACATTCCTGACCGAGAGATCACGATACCCAGCGGGGCCGAATTCCCGACGGAAGACTGGGATAGCCGCGAAGCGATGGTCGAACGCTACCGCGAGTACGGCACGCTGCTGACGGTCGGCGTCACCCCTTGATAGAGATACGAGCGCATACTCCGTCGCCCTGATGTGGTTCGCTGTCAGTCATGTCCGGCGCGACCGCGCTCCTGCGGTCGAACCAGTACATCGTTACAGCATTCCGTACGAGTGACGAGTGTTCCGACGCTCTGTCGGAATCGAGGAGCGAACAGGCAGGGGTCGAGCGGACAGCATCGTGTGACAGTTCACCGCCCTATTGTTCGGTCACGTCGCCGATCCGTGCAACCTTTCGTTTCTGTTGAAAGACGGTGAAACGAGACGAACGCTTTTATCGACGCAGGGACGTATCACCCATCGTGTCCGAAACGAGCGGCTATATGCGCTTTTTTCCGTACGAGCAGCCGTACGAGAATCAGCGCGAGGCGATGGGCCGGATTCACAACGCCCTGAGCCGTGGTCAGGACGTTCTCTTCGAGGGGGCCTGTGGGACCGGCAAGACGCTGTCTTCGCTCGTCCCCGCTCTCGAGGTCGCCCGCGAGGAAGACAAGACGGTCGTCATCACGACGGATGTCCACCAGCAGATGCGACAGTTCGTCGCCGAAGCCCGCGCGATCACACGCGAAGAGCAGATTCGTACCGTCGTCTTCAAGGGGAAGGGGTCGATGTGTCACATCGACGTCGGGTACGAGGAGTGCCAGACACTGCGGGACAACACTCGCGAAC contains:
- a CDS encoding class I SAM-dependent methyltransferase, coding for MSVREEFDEWATAGKDKGMEERHWHTAKHALARMPVEEGDTILDLGTGSGYALRALRETANTGPSYGFDGSPEMVRNARDYTDEDDIEYVCGDFDNLPFEDDSIDHVWSMEAFYYAANPHNTLEEIARVLRPGGTFYCAVNYYEENVHSHEWQEYIEVEMTRWDREQYREAFRDAGLSVAEQDNIPDREITIPSGAEFPTEDWDSREAMVERYREYGTLLTVGVTP
- a CDS encoding DUF7089 family protein produces the protein MFETRELSSAVGRVRDVNAPEALVFDCETDFETLPPAQAEEFGLVVDSLEPATYPSSWLPADAPTLLARYAGSDLTVGMPGDGSIAWTCQTDPPIVLVKPRVEGTPEPFLDFLLAEAFVEIGLEVPEHFLGFFEDAYSDLDRAVALDAGSTYQVAAALYDGWVGLQSREVFAEWHDEELALADAWQDAGGRLEDRVSGLPRAVARGETEFADATELACAAIKHAIELPAPFAALDTDAYRDHGAEYAVRWAEKTFDSLADD
- a CDS encoding OapC/ArvC family zinc-ribbon domain-containing protein yields the protein MPHECTNCGRAFPDGSKEMLSGCPDCGGNKFQFVPSGTLAGSGSGSGSGVGSEPDQTTGATSPTGPGSTPEPELSPGSEPAAANSQSPDSDRAGTGADCTPPESKASSGAESDSNSDSIRTKATDTVREWVSSNDDQDATTDEFGEWPDSARPPADRTPPEPDWDTSPSEGSPADSSSSPQSSPTPSRSDPRDGTRRVADSENSAQADARSEVVRRDDLPSDAATDTPTRDDPDVTDPAGEPPSHGRVVSEPSETELSMEQLRAELNEQFESIKILQPGQYELNLMELYDREEYIISLQDDGRYVIDVPDSWRESGE
- a CDS encoding Era-like GTP-binding protein, with translation MGLFTELKDSISRARDRLFSEQEPKRIGIYGPPNAGKTTLANRIARDWTGDAVGTESHIPHETRRARRKENVEIERDGKSVTIDIVDTPGVTTKVDYEEFTDEMDEEDAIRRSREATEGVAEAMHWLREDVDGVVYVLDSAEDPITQANTMLIGIIESRDLPVLIFANKIDLEEASVKRIEDAFPQHKTVPLSAKEGDNMDEVYDNIADYFG
- a CDS encoding DUF2073 domain-containing protein — protein: MPKATNADDQDGPDGVQIDLISSERMDGMASMEKIRMILDGVHEGNIVILEEGLTPDEESQLIEVTMAEISPDEFNGIEIETYPKPGGGDSSLLGRIMGSEQADAKLTVIGPANRIETLHKDETLISALVSHN
- a CDS encoding ABC transporter permease — translated: MKSLTTYLDSSRSVRDRITETDRSSVALAAASALVALLVISPMLWLVLRVAEVEPARAYDLIVSGRTALITINSIVLMALVTLFSIGLGVPLAVLTTRTDLPYPRFWTVVAALPLVIPSYIGAIAFVDMFGSGGEVDSLLGTTIPSVDGLSGAIFIITLYTYPYVFLTTRAALLSMDSSIVDAARTLNASRLEAFRRVTFPQIRPGIAAGALLAGLYAISDFGTPAFMGADVFTSRIYWEATEFGREYAALLALQLIAIVAVVLVIEAGIGRDEDATGGGGSGTTIQLGYWKWPAMGFVSLLGLLTLVVPVSIFTSWLFRSEGDPIPSYEFQWRITYDSGGLSVGSGWEIIYNSVHLAVLAALVACLFALPVAYYSARHKSLLSRVLERATYVGFAVPGVVIGLALVFLGNRALPSLYRQGILLLVFAYVVRFLPQAVGTIRSSVLQVDGKTIEAARTLNASRLEAFRRITLPLIMPGVIAGGVLVFLTTMKELPVTLMLRPIGMETLVTLIWNAQDALAYRYAAVPALLLILISGLSMLVLLLQEDSTLS
- a CDS encoding DUF7090 family protein, with the protein product MDYTLEIDGTPETVPGGTGILLLHPSTGETDRIDTDFLKTDTDHFLVVSTRTTAREVKQKLEHYDVDEERAEILDTLSIERGYSRRKTDTIHYVAAPDDVDGIVDHIDGFLDEHDGKLRLSFDSVTELAYYAGDDRALEAVERICKLLEEYDAVGLFHLSEEPHDAAVVDEFSTQFDGVIDLDEDGSVDAEF
- a CDS encoding extracellular solute-binding protein — encoded protein: MRRRDSSSTQQSTIDRRRFLAATGVSVAGISGLAGCLGETGDSAPIADVDPLSQAVSSTAVSWDDLGDLEGEINIYNGRTPDQIDPVFDALETEYDGLTINTDDDDTDVHVNQILEEQTHPADLMYSQDPGALNELYNNDVLQPLPDDVVDAVPSSYQHNDGYWTGVTGRTRSIQYNSDRLDETPFDSWDELPTDISEYAHDDRFEDIISTRPNSGTFRGFIQAMVELEGEPETREWVEAIADDQNAQTFESGGNQAEAVNRGGNDDPIVALGNSYYAARILNEDPDAPIRTTYTENDAGCLFSVAGVGVLNDVNDAELVAEFVRHLLAEEGQEFMMDANGEYPVVEGVDYVGPLPDLEEINPPEFDLSDFDMELQEAGDLIDEHGLGV